One window from the genome of Pseudomonas frederiksbergensis encodes:
- the cobG gene encoding precorrin-3B synthase, with protein sequence MTPGKAGIMATPRRRGVFLPAGPALNERPSSSVVRPSGCPGLLRVVQALDGGICRIKLDGGSILADQADAVATVAERFADGVIEATNRANLQIRGIGPQQDALIAPLLAAGLGPRNPAGDDVRNLMLSPSAGIDRQMLFDTRPLAEQILVTLQTHERFHELSAKFAVQLDGGEALAMLEHHHDLWLSALAGDGKPWLAFGLAGVPLDKPAGRVPLAQGHALVVAVLELFLDLARPDQNRMRHLLADIPADELLARLARRVPLQPCPDWQRGASIDGLHIGVHPQYDDRVYVGAVAPLGRLDAAMLRGVAQLAREKGDGSLRFTPWQSLLLPNVRREYADEVLARLEQLGFLASSDQPLAQLIACTGSSGCAKALADTKADARRLAERLQGRGQALEFHLSGCPRSCAAAHIAPATLLAVAPGRYDLYFRDATLPGFGALQAHNLTIEALDHWLDAHPRSPLDA encoded by the coding sequence ATGACCCCCGGCAAAGCAGGCATAATGGCGACCCCTCGCCGTCGTGGCGTTTTCTTACCTGCCGGTCCAGCCTTGAACGAACGTCCATCTTCCAGCGTCGTACGCCCCTCCGGTTGCCCGGGATTGCTGCGTGTCGTCCAGGCGCTGGACGGCGGGATATGTCGAATCAAGCTCGATGGTGGTTCCATCCTGGCGGATCAGGCCGACGCCGTGGCCACTGTGGCCGAGCGGTTCGCCGATGGCGTGATCGAGGCGACCAACCGGGCCAACCTGCAGATCCGTGGGATCGGGCCGCAGCAAGACGCGCTGATCGCTCCATTGCTGGCCGCCGGGCTTGGCCCGCGCAACCCGGCCGGCGATGATGTGCGCAACCTGATGCTCAGCCCCTCGGCCGGGATCGATCGGCAGATGCTGTTCGACACGCGCCCGTTGGCCGAGCAGATCCTCGTTACCCTGCAAACCCATGAGCGTTTCCATGAGCTGTCGGCCAAGTTCGCCGTGCAACTGGACGGTGGCGAAGCGCTGGCGATGCTCGAACATCACCATGATCTTTGGTTGTCGGCGCTGGCCGGCGACGGCAAGCCTTGGCTGGCCTTCGGCTTGGCCGGTGTCCCGCTGGACAAGCCGGCAGGCCGGGTGCCCCTGGCCCAGGGGCATGCCCTGGTGGTGGCGGTGCTGGAGCTGTTTCTCGACCTGGCCCGCCCGGACCAGAACCGCATGCGCCACTTGCTGGCGGACATCCCCGCGGATGAACTCCTGGCTCGGTTGGCTCGCCGCGTGCCGCTGCAACCTTGCCCGGATTGGCAGCGGGGTGCGTCCATCGATGGCCTGCACATCGGCGTCCATCCCCAGTACGACGACCGCGTTTACGTCGGTGCGGTGGCACCCTTGGGCCGGCTTGATGCAGCGATGCTACGAGGAGTGGCGCAACTGGCGCGAGAGAAGGGCGATGGCAGCCTTCGCTTCACCCCTTGGCAAAGCCTGTTGCTGCCCAACGTGCGCCGCGAATATGCCGATGAAGTGTTGGCGCGGCTTGAGCAACTGGGGTTTTTAGCTTCGAGCGATCAGCCCCTGGCGCAACTCATCGCCTGCACCGGTTCCAGTGGCTGCGCCAAGGCCTTGGCCGACACCAAGGCCGACGCCCGCCGACTGGCCGAGCGGCTGCAAGGAAGAGGGCAGGCGCTAGAATTCCATCTTTCCGGTTGCCCGCGATCCTGCGCGGCGGCCCATATCGCGCCTGCCACCTTGCTGGCGGTCGCCCCCGGTCGTTATGACCTGTATTTTCGCGATGCCACGCTGCCGGGTTTCGGCGCGTTGCAGGCACACAATCTGACTATCGAAGCGCTCGACCACTGGCTCGACGCTCACCCCCGGAGCCCCCTTGATGCTTGA
- a CDS encoding precorrin-8X methylmutase, which translates to MLDYIRDGQEIYRNSFAIIRAEANLARIPADLEKLAVRVIHACGMVEAVDGLQFSEGAGTAGRQALAAGAPILCDARMVSEGVTRARLPANNPVICTLRDERVPALAEELGNTRSAAALELWRPHLEGSVVVIGNAPTALFYLLEMLDAGAPKPALILGFPVGFVGAAESKAALAANSRGVPFVIMQGRLGGSAMAAAAVNALATEIE; encoded by the coding sequence ATGCTTGATTACATCCGCGACGGCCAGGAGATCTATCGCAACTCCTTCGCGATCATCCGCGCCGAGGCCAACCTGGCGCGCATTCCGGCCGATCTGGAAAAACTCGCGGTGCGGGTGATCCACGCCTGCGGCATGGTCGAGGCGGTCGATGGCCTGCAGTTTTCCGAGGGCGCTGGCACGGCCGGGCGCCAGGCGTTGGCCGCCGGCGCACCGATCCTGTGCGACGCGCGGATGGTCTCCGAAGGCGTGACCCGAGCCCGTCTGCCGGCCAACAATCCAGTGATTTGTACCCTGCGCGATGAGCGCGTCCCGGCGCTGGCCGAAGAGCTGGGCAACACCCGTTCGGCGGCGGCGCTGGAGCTGTGGCGACCGCACCTGGAGGGCAGCGTCGTGGTCATCGGCAACGCGCCGACCGCGCTGTTCTACCTGCTGGAAATGCTCGACGCCGGCGCGCCGAAACCGGCCCTGATCCTCGGCTTCCCGGTGGGTTTCGTCGGCGCCGCCGAATCCAAGGCCGCGCTGGCGGCCAACAGCCGGGGCGTGCCGTTCGTGATCATGCAAGGTCGCCTGGGCGGCAGTGCCATGGCTGCCGCCGCCGTCAACGCCCTTGCCACGGAGATCGAATGA
- the cobJ gene encoding precorrin-3B C(17)-methyltransferase codes for MTPTVAAIVILGQGSLATARRIQQRYPGALIHGLAGRVEGCDRQYTEFGATLRQLYQQDSPIIALCAAGIVIRTLAPLLLEKGVEPPVLAVAEDGSAVVPLLGGLGGVNVMAREIATALQVAPAITTSGELRFGTCLLNPPSGYSLGDLEQGKRFVSDLLAGEPVRIEGAAPWLDQAQLPQDAQARLAIRIDSAAGAPAADELRIYPRNVVIAVGAGTADVSTVIAQALAQADLAEQSLACLLAADSDMARPELQQAASALGVPLRFAEPVGDVAQWLEDALGQSVSIQAVGSIAIAVAAEPLDPQRIGRARGRLAVIGLGPGAAELMVPAVRAELDRATDVLGYETYVRMAGPFRADQVQHCTDNREEMQRARHAFELAAQGRSVVVVSSGDPGVFAMAAAVLEALHESSDPAWHQVDLEILPGVSASLATAAQAGAPLGHDFCVMSLSDNLKPWSIIEKRLDLAAQADLALAFYNPISRARPWQLGRALEIVAQHRTPDTPVVLGRDIGRPGQTLRVTTLGQLTPDQVDMRTLVIVGSSTTCVFPRAEGGHWVYTPRWYGDKPL; via the coding sequence ATGACTCCAACGGTTGCGGCAATTGTCATCCTCGGCCAGGGCAGCCTGGCGACGGCCCGACGAATCCAACAGCGTTATCCCGGGGCTTTGATCCACGGCCTGGCCGGTCGGGTCGAGGGCTGTGATCGTCAATACACCGAGTTCGGCGCAACACTTCGCCAGCTCTATCAGCAAGATTCGCCGATCATCGCCCTGTGCGCGGCCGGCATCGTCATCCGCACCTTGGCGCCGCTGTTGCTGGAGAAGGGCGTCGAGCCGCCGGTGCTCGCGGTGGCCGAGGACGGCAGCGCCGTGGTGCCGTTGCTGGGTGGCCTGGGCGGGGTGAATGTCATGGCCCGGGAGATTGCGACAGCGCTGCAAGTCGCCCCGGCGATCACCACCAGCGGCGAATTGCGTTTCGGCACGTGCCTGCTCAACCCGCCAAGCGGCTACAGCCTCGGCGACCTGGAGCAGGGCAAGCGCTTTGTGTCCGATCTGCTGGCCGGTGAACCGGTGCGAATCGAAGGCGCGGCGCCGTGGCTGGATCAGGCTCAATTGCCGCAGGATGCGCAGGCGCGGCTGGCGATTCGTATCGACAGTGCCGCAGGCGCGCCGGCGGCGGACGAGTTACGGATCTATCCGCGCAATGTCGTGATTGCAGTAGGTGCCGGCACGGCGGATGTCTCCACGGTTATTGCCCAAGCGCTGGCCCAGGCTGATCTCGCGGAGCAGTCGCTGGCCTGTCTGTTGGCGGCGGACAGCGACATGGCGCGTCCAGAACTGCAGCAAGCGGCTTCGGCCCTGGGCGTACCGTTGCGATTCGCCGAGCCCGTGGGCGATGTCGCGCAGTGGCTGGAAGATGCCTTGGGCCAGTCGGTATCGATCCAGGCCGTGGGCAGCATTGCCATTGCCGTCGCCGCAGAACCCCTCGACCCGCAACGGATCGGCCGCGCGCGAGGGCGCCTGGCGGTGATCGGCCTGGGCCCTGGCGCCGCTGAGCTGATGGTGCCGGCCGTGCGCGCCGAACTTGACCGCGCCACCGACGTGCTGGGGTATGAGACCTATGTGCGCATGGCCGGTCCTTTCCGTGCCGACCAGGTGCAACACTGCACCGACAATCGCGAAGAGATGCAGCGCGCCCGGCATGCCTTTGAACTGGCGGCCCAGGGGCGTTCGGTGGTGGTGGTGTCCTCCGGCGATCCTGGCGTATTCGCCATGGCGGCGGCGGTGCTCGAAGCACTGCATGAGTCCAGTGATCCGGCCTGGCACCAGGTGGATCTGGAGATCCTGCCGGGCGTATCCGCTTCCCTCGCCACGGCCGCCCAGGCCGGCGCACCACTGGGGCATGACTTCTGCGTGATGTCGCTGTCGGACAACCTCAAGCCCTGGTCGATCATTGAGAAGCGCCTGGACCTTGCGGCGCAAGCCGACCTTGCACTGGCGTTCTACAACCCCATCTCGCGTGCTCGTCCATGGCAGTTGGGGCGGGCGCTGGAGATCGTCGCGCAACATCGCACACCGGACACTCCTGTCGTTCTGGGGCGTGACATTGGCCGGCCCGGCCAGACCTTGCGCGTCACGACACTGGGGCAATTGACGCCGGATCAGGTGGACATGCGCACCCTGGTGATCGTGGGCTCTTCCACGACCTGCGTGTTCCCTCGCGCCGAGGGTGGCCACTGGGTGTACACACCGCGCTGGTATGGCGACAAACCGCTCTGA
- a CDS encoding precorrin-2 C(20)-methyltransferase produces the protein MQQPGRLIGLGVGPGDPELITVKALRLLRESPVVAYFVAKGKKGNAFGIIEAHLQDMQTLLPLVYPVTTEVLPAPLSYEQVIADFYDTAAEQLAVHLDAGRDVAVICEGDPFFYGSYMYLHDRLAERYIAEVIPGVCSMLGGASVLGAPLVYRNQSLSVLSGVLPHDDLKRRLADADAAVIMKLGRNFPKVRQVLQELGMDGRALYVERATMANQKIVPLDEVEPMSSPYFSLIIVPGERWQG, from the coding sequence ATGCAGCAGCCTGGACGTCTGATCGGCCTCGGCGTGGGGCCCGGTGACCCGGAACTGATTACAGTCAAGGCACTGCGCTTGTTGCGCGAATCGCCCGTGGTGGCGTACTTCGTCGCCAAGGGCAAGAAGGGCAACGCCTTCGGCATCATCGAAGCCCATCTGCAAGACATGCAGACGTTGCTGCCGCTCGTCTACCCAGTCACCACCGAAGTGCTGCCGGCGCCGTTGTCCTATGAACAGGTGATCGCCGATTTCTATGACACCGCCGCCGAGCAATTGGCCGTGCACTTGGACGCAGGGCGTGACGTGGCGGTGATTTGCGAGGGCGATCCGTTCTTCTACGGTTCCTACATGTACCTGCATGATCGCTTGGCCGAGCGTTACATCGCCGAAGTCATCCCTGGGGTGTGCTCGATGCTCGGTGGCGCCTCGGTGCTCGGTGCGCCGCTGGTCTATCGCAACCAGAGCTTGTCGGTGCTCTCCGGTGTCTTGCCCCACGACGATCTCAAGCGCCGCCTGGCCGACGCCGACGCCGCCGTCATCATGAAGCTGGGACGCAATTTCCCCAAGGTTCGCCAGGTGCTCCAGGAACTGGGCATGGACGGGCGGGCGTTGTATGTGGAACGGGCCACCATGGCCAACCAGAAAATCGTGCCGCTGGATGAAGTGGAACCAATGTCCTCGCCGTATTTCTCGCTGATCATTGTCCCTGGCGAACGGTGGCAGGGATGA